Proteins encoded by one window of Halobacteriovorax sp. GB3:
- a CDS encoding inositol monophosphatase family protein yields MMKNTELKKTLDIVAKISIETGAKLMKYQKKLNRLNITSKEAQGVFSEADVEAEKHIIKSLKRDFPTIPILGEESAFQDYQGKKEAYQKYAQMDYAWVVDPLDGTNNFLNGMDYFAVCISLVKKGQPILGVVHRPTSAHTFMAYQNGGSFFKVGAKRAKKIFNNRLSKKLNESMLVTGFITEKGKPNQKEFDLFWHMMGTCRGIRRMGSAALDLCYVAEGTFDGFWERGLAPWDMAAAAIICQEAGVKVTDYNAKKFSPFGETILAARSPVHAQMKKLINS; encoded by the coding sequence ATGATGAAGAACACTGAGTTAAAAAAGACCTTAGATATTGTTGCTAAAATTAGTATTGAAACTGGTGCAAAACTTATGAAGTACCAGAAAAAACTTAATCGATTAAATATCACTTCTAAAGAGGCTCAAGGAGTCTTCTCTGAGGCAGATGTTGAAGCTGAAAAACATATCATAAAAAGTTTAAAGCGTGATTTTCCTACGATTCCTATTCTCGGGGAGGAATCAGCTTTTCAAGACTATCAAGGGAAAAAAGAAGCCTACCAAAAGTATGCACAAATGGATTATGCATGGGTTGTCGATCCTCTTGATGGAACGAATAACTTTTTAAATGGAATGGACTACTTTGCCGTATGTATCTCTCTTGTTAAAAAAGGTCAGCCAATTCTTGGCGTCGTTCATAGACCTACGAGTGCCCATACATTTATGGCCTACCAAAATGGTGGATCATTTTTTAAAGTTGGAGCCAAGAGAGCGAAGAAAATATTCAATAATAGGTTGAGTAAAAAACTCAATGAATCAATGCTTGTTACAGGCTTTATAACTGAAAAAGGTAAGCCTAATCAAAAAGAATTTGATCTCTTTTGGCATATGATGGGAACTTGTCGAGGAATCCGTCGCATGGGTTCTGCTGCTCTTGATTTATGCTACGTGGCCGAAGGGACCTTCGATGGGTTTTGGGAGAGGGGATTGGCTCCTTGGGACATGGCCGCAGCTGCGATTATTTGCCAGGAAGCTGGTGTTAAAGTAACTGACTATAATGCTAAGAAGTTTTCTCCCTTTGGAGAAACGATTTTAGCGGCGAGATCTCCAGTTCATGCACAAATGAAAAAGCTCATTAATTCCTGA
- a CDS encoding DNA gyrase inhibitor YacG: MSKVLSVKCPHCKKEFDYYSSEFRPFCCERCKMVDLGLWMSESYTVPIKKTPEELEFDEFEIPQEDLNFFREDDEEH, translated from the coding sequence ATGAGTAAGGTTCTTTCTGTTAAATGCCCACATTGTAAAAAAGAATTTGATTATTATTCGAGTGAGTTTAGACCATTTTGTTGTGAAAGATGTAAAATGGTCGATCTTGGATTATGGATGAGTGAAAGTTATACTGTACCAATAAAGAAAACTCCTGAAGAACTAGAGTTTGATGAATTTGAAATCCCGCAAGAGGATTTAAACTTTTTTAGAGAAGATGATGAAGAACACTGA
- a CDS encoding aminotransferase class IV → MIRTDFILLDGEEAQSGELLLNRAFLFGESPFTTTRIIKGKVLFQQEHLERLMRSWNYLYGDDFNFEELSSILEKLLLELETEKQYYLRITLFKTLTGKNHSLVSVKEFLEQQKDLSLCLSESRRGHSILPSFLKSGNYLETLREIERANTLDFDDILFLNTDDYILEASFSNVFIVKEGRIITPPEQSGLLLGIVRNKLIHFLKKNSYDFSQEQIHEEDLYNCDEIWLTNSLRFLRCANRFEEHELSNRLFKEIQRRFYLTLGI, encoded by the coding sequence ATGATTAGGACTGATTTCATTCTCCTGGATGGAGAGGAAGCACAAAGTGGTGAACTCCTATTAAATAGGGCCTTTCTATTTGGAGAATCTCCCTTTACTACAACTCGTATTATTAAAGGAAAAGTTCTTTTCCAACAAGAGCACTTAGAAAGATTAATGCGCTCTTGGAATTATCTTTACGGTGATGATTTTAACTTCGAAGAATTGAGTTCTATTTTAGAAAAGCTACTTTTAGAACTTGAAACTGAAAAGCAGTACTATCTTCGTATCACTTTATTCAAAACATTGACGGGAAAGAATCATTCACTTGTGAGTGTAAAAGAGTTTTTAGAGCAACAAAAAGACCTTTCTCTTTGTTTGAGTGAGTCCCGTCGAGGGCACAGTATTTTGCCAAGTTTTTTGAAGTCAGGAAATTATCTGGAAACACTTAGAGAAATTGAGAGGGCCAATACTTTAGACTTTGATGATATTCTCTTTTTAAATACAGATGACTATATTTTAGAAGCGAGTTTTAGTAATGTCTTTATCGTAAAAGAGGGGCGAATTATTACTCCTCCTGAACAAAGTGGACTTCTCCTTGGAATTGTTCGAAATAAACTTATTCATTTTTTGAAGAAGAATTCATATGACTTTTCTCAAGAACAAATTCACGAAGAGGATCTCTATAATTGTGATGAAATTTGGTTAACGAATTCTCTTCGCTTTTTAAGATGTGCCAATCGATTCGAGGAGCATGAACTTTCAAATCGTTTATTTAAAGAAATTCAAAGACGTTTTTATCTAACATTAGGAATATAG